aaaggcgcgctggcgcagtttactgactcgcttagacctcagcgaaaccaatattcccactgttattactgcttgctgtgtgctccacaatatctgtgagagtaagggggagacgtttatggcggagtgggaggttgaggcaaatcgcctggctgctggttacgcgcagccagacaccagggcggttagaagagcacaggagggcgcagtacgcatcagagaagctttgaaaaccagtttcatgactggccaggctacggtgtgaaagtttctgtttgtttctccttgatgaaaccccccgccccttggttcactctacttccctgtaagctaaccacccgcccctcctctcttcaatcaccgcttgcagaggcaataaagtcattgttgcttcacattcatgcattctttattcattcatcacacaaatagggggatgactaccaaggtagctcaggaggggtggtggaggagggaaggaaaatgccacacagcactttaagcacagcactttaaaagtttacaactttaaaatttattgaatgacagccttctttttttggagCAATCCTCTGTgatggagtggctggttggccggaggcccccccaccgcgttcttgggcgtctgggtgtggaggctatggaacttggggaggagggcggttacagaggggctgcagtggcagtctgtgctccagctgcctttgctgcagctcaaccatacactggagcatactggtttggtcctgcagcagcctcagcattgaatcctgcctcctctcatcacactgccgccacatttgagcttcagccctctcttcagtccgccacttactctcttcagcccgccacttactctcttcagcccgccacctctcctcccggtcattttgtgctttcctgcactctgacattatttgcctccatgcattcgtctgtgctctgtcagtgtgggaggacagcatgagctcggagaacatttcatcgcgagtgtgtttttttttctttctaagcttcactagcctctgggaaggagaagatcctgtgatcattgaaacacatgcagctggtggagaaaaagaaagggacagcggtatttaaaaagacacattttagaaaacagtggctacactctttcagggtaaatcttgctgttaacattacatacatagcacatgtgctttcgttacaaggtcgcattttgcctcctcccaccacgtgactaccccctcaaccttcccccctccctgtggctaacagcggggaacatttctgtttagccacaggcaaacagcccagcaggaatgggctcctctgagtgtcccctgaagaaaagcactctatttcaaccaggtgaccatgaattatatctcactctcctgaggataacacagagagataaagaacggatgttgtttgaatgccagcaaacatacactgcaatgctttgttctacaatgattcccgagtacgtgttactggcctggagtggtaaagtgtcctaccatgaaggacgcaataaggttgccctccccagaaaccttttgcaaaggctttaggactacatctaggagaaccgcaaatgccagggcaaagtaatcctttcacatgcttgcttttaaaccatgtatagtattttaaaaggtacactcaccagaggtcccttctccgcctgctgggtccaggaggcagccttgggtgggtttggggggtactggctccaggtctagggtgagaaacagttcctggctgtcgggaaaaccggtttctccgcttgcttgctgtgagctatctacaacctcctcctcatcatcatcttcttcgtccccaaaacctgcttccgtattgcctccatctccattgaaggagtcaaacaacacggctggggtagtggttgctgaaccccctaaaatggcatgcagctcatcatagaagcggcatgtttggggctctgacccagagcggctgttcgcctctctggttttctggtaggcttgcctcagctccttcagtttcacgcggcactgcttcgggtccctgttatggcctctgtccttcatgcccttggagattttcacaaaggttttggcatttcgaaaactggaacggagttctgatagcacggattcctctccccaaacagcgatcagatcccgtaactcccgttcggtccatgctggagctcttttgcgattctgggactccatcatggtcacctctgctgatgagctctgcatggtcacctgcagcttgccacgctggccaaacaggaaatgagattcaaaagtttgcggttcttttcctgtctacctggccagtgcatctgagttgagagtgctgtccagagcggtcataatggagcactctgggatagctcccggaggccaataccatcgaattgtgtccacagtaccccaaatttgagccggcaacgtcgatttaagcgctaatccacttgtcaggggtggagtaaggaaatcgattttaagagccctttaagtcggcctggagtgtggacgggtgcaggtttacatcgatttaacgctgctaaattcgacctaaagtcctagtgtagaccagggctaagtcctATTGAGTTGTGAaggtgccattgacttcagtgggacttcaacacatggttaaagttaagtgtgtgcttaagtgctttcctgagtaAGGATGGATTCAAGCATATgtttaggtccttttctgaatcagggccccatGCAGCTGGGCGTGGAAGGTGGTGGGCTACTCTTAGTAGCAAGTGCTGTGCCCATTCGGGATTCATCGTAGGGTTGGGCCCTCGTTTCTCAGGTAGTTCCATCAGCTCTTTATTGATCTCTCTGCCCCTGGccaggccccacccctcctgcctgGCAAGAGTAATCTGGGGGAGGTGTTTCTTTgtggtgaagactgatgcaaagaactAAATTAGTTCACCTGCAATCTCTGAGGCCACTTTGGCTGTTCCCTTAGTATCCACAAGGTGCAGTCACAGTGTTGGTTCTCCAGCAAGTTTCTACCTCCGACATGCCTGCAGAATTCCTCTGTTGTTGTCGTCTTGATATCTTTGGCTATTTGTtcaccatgtcccctctcaggcctCACAACATCTGCTGCAGGCAGTTCTGTGCTATACAAGGTACAAGGCAGTGAGGGATCTCAGCAATAGCAGAGGTTTCCCCCACAGTATCCACCAGCACCTTGCTGTCTCTCAGATGGCACTTTTCATCGATAGATCTCAAAGGTCTTTAACAGAGGAATTCATTATcactatccctattttacacatagggaaactgaggcacagggcagtgaagtgacttgcccaagatcacctaGCAGGCCAACGGGAGAGCCAATAATATCACCCAcaactcctgagtcccagtccagttttCTGTCCACTAGgttacatttttttcccctaatgtGCCCTAACCCTGATATGGAAGATCAGTGACTTCACTAAGTTTGCCTGGCTGTAAATGAGGGCTGAACTGGCTGTGGAGGGACCACTTCCAGTGCTGAGAAGGTGCTTTCTGTGCATACCGTATTCTCCCTCTCATCACTGCTGTGGCTGTCCCCACTAGGAAAGGGGTTGCGTTGCGGTTGGGTTTCGGTAACGTGGTTGCTACGCCCAAATCAACTTGACAGTTTTCCCAGTGTAGATGCCggtgtgacaccctggcaccccagtATGCACCAttgtcatataattaggatatgatttgcacaaagtatgccttgtgaggtgtcattctaaaagtcttgatctgctagacagtaatatctcgttggattgtACGTGCTACCGTCCTATGTGAAGTTATGTTTATTTACTACGTATTCTGgtttgatctgtttgctgtcccttataatcacttaaaatctattcttttgcagttaataaacctgcttttgctttgtctaaaaccagtgtgcgTGGAAATCATAACTCGGGGCAGGAAGCTGTTGTAtgtttcctctccacattgagcgAGGGGGCTGTACaattctctgtgcagcgcaaaatggtataattttgggtttacacttcGGAGAAGAGGTGCGTGTCTTAGGAACCGGAAAGTGCCCTACCTGTGCCTTCCTGTGCAGGGGCTGGTTAAAGAACCTTTcagcatgtaactgcagctgggtgtgaccCTACCTGCATGTGTGCTGGAGCCTGGCAGAGGGCTTGGCAGGCGGGTCATAGCAGTACAGTGTAACGGGAGCCGAGGCTGGTTGGGTCAGGGGGACTCAGTGGTACCTCAGTTCCAAGTCACATCCCGGGGGGAacctgtcagagctgggaagcacCTTGTAGCTTGACTCAGCTGGTCGAATTCTAGCCAGGGCTCCTGCCTAGAATGAAGGCAGAATCACTGCTGTCGCATGTAATTACCAGTTGAGAAATTACAACATGATTTTAATAAGCTGAGAGTAACTTAATTTGCCCTGACATAACAGCCTTTCTATCAAAACAAACTAAACTAAAGAGCCGGATGTGCTTCAGGATATGCTAAGCAGCCACATGCTACATGAACCTTCCAACACCAGGCACTTTGGGGTGTGACGCTGGCAGCCTGGATGTTCATGTCTCAACTGAACATTGACAAATACATAGTGGGAACCAGCCTGGTCCACCTGGGTGGTAGTGTTGTTAAAACAAGCATTTGactttagactttatggaatgcttggaAGTTACTGCcggcattaatctcacttgtaacatCTGTACCCTATTATCAGGTAATATCTGAGCATTTGCATTGTAAGCCTCTGTAAcagtgtaaatcaccagacaggagagagatgtTAACTAGGTGAAAAGCTGGTCTCCAACCGAAGGTATTCTTTTCTGCCCATCCAGGAAGGCCAATGGACACCAGACAGACTGGTGTGGAatgttaaagaggacaaaagactttgttgtttactctcccctccccccatgaaggTAAGTCATGCAAGTGAATTCTTTCCATAGCTGAGGTTTGCAGCCCAAAAcagaagggaggaggggggggaaaagCCTGATAAAGAAGGAACTTTTTTTGTATGCTGCTTAGACGCTGGGGGGCAAGGTTTGCcaggcataagcaaaagatccgcAATGTTTAGCCTGGGTGAGCCATATAGAGCTTACTTACTATAGAAGTctttattactttttgaaacttaagatgggaactcatttgtgcatatatatgtttacctgctttaaccttgtacataactctcttgtttccttttcctatataataaatctttagatagtttattacaggattggctacaagcattgtctttggtgtgagatctaaggtgcaattgacctgcgATAACTGACTGGTTCTCTGGGATTGGGAATAACCTAAATAtagctccttagagactaaccaatttatttgagcataagctttcggttagtctctaaggtgcctcaagtacttcttttctttttgcgaatacagactaacacggctgttactctgaaacctaaatatagCTGTGACCAttgtgtaagggaccatctatcacaaaggcacaCTTACCTGGGTGACAAGATAGATCGGAGCACccaaggagactgtctgtgactccatgttaaggctgttatagtccctgaggagtttacaacttgataactggttggtgaaatctaagtatagaattcACAGCCAGTTTGGAGTTTGTTCCCTGTTTCCCAGCAGTCTGCCTGAGGTTGGTAGCCACAAtcttgagccactgcagggcAGCTTGACACAAGCATCTCCACACCGGCCTTCCCTGGGCTGTACTCATGTGGAGCTCTTTGGGAATCTCAGCGGGGAACTGCCTGAGTGAACACAGAGTGAGCGCCCTTTAGATGCACTTGTATCAGAACTCcatcaaagggccagatcctgggaTGAAAACCCAACAGATTCCTGCAGGGTGGCTGTGGATTGGGGAGTTCTGCCCTCTCTGACCTCACAGGAAGCCATGTGGAGGGGAAGGATGGCGGGATCCATGAGGATCCAGATCTGGGAGTCCAGGGGGACAGGCAGGCAGTGGGAAGGGGAGATGAGCACTGTCTGACACATCAACTCCCACTGTAAATCCACACACATGCCTGAGTGCTTCTCCACTCCACACAGTGGATCTGGACCCTTTGTGGAGGGATCTGGTGGCACTGGCTGGTTTGTGCTGGTCCAGGGCTGTAAGAGGGCTGCTGTGGGTAGAGAGCAGGTACAGAGGCACTTGGCCTCTGTGCATCTCAGTCCTGCCTACTGGGGGATCGCCTGAGACCTATGCAGATCTTGGGGATGCACGAATTTGGAAGACTAAGCCCTCCAGAgagcttttttgttgttttgtttttggagagGGACAAGCCAGACCAGGGGATCCCTCCACAGCTGCCCAAAGGGATTTAGTACATTTCAGTGCACACATTTGCATACTGTTTCTATCAGCCTGTGAGTAGCTGTGAGGGCCCCAGTCCGACAGTGCAGGGGTAGGGGCTGGTTGTGTTGTGGCAGCTGGCTCGGAAGTGCAGGTGTCCCTGGCACACTGGCTGCCAGCTACTCACAGCCCCAGCAGTCTGTAAAAACAAGCAGCAGTAAAATCCTCCCCAGAGATCCCGTTACAGCCTGGTAAAGAggtcgccccccaccccccggcaacGGGAACAACAGCAGCAGGCATGGATCAAGACAGGTGAAAAGCAGCAAGAGTTCTCTTTGGCACTCACCCCagaggtgg
This genomic stretch from Lepidochelys kempii isolate rLepKem1 chromosome 15, rLepKem1.hap2, whole genome shotgun sequence harbors:
- the LOC140898726 gene encoding uncharacterized protein → MQSSSAEVTMMESQNRKRAPAWTERELRDLIAVWGEESVLSELRSSFRNAKTFVKISKGMKDRGHNRDPKQCRVKLKELRQAYQKTREANSRSGSEPQTCRFYDELHAILGGSATTTPAVLFDSFNGDGGNTEAGFGDEEDDDEEEVVDSSQQASGETGFPDSQELFLTLDLEPVPPKPTQGCLLDPAGGEGTSAACVSMITGSSPSQRLVKLRKKKKHTRDEMFSELMLSSHTDRAQTNAWRQIMSECRKAQNDREERWRAEESKWRAEESKWRTEERAEAQMWRQCDERRQDSMLRLLQDQTSMLQCMVELQQRQLEHRLPLQPLCNRPPPQVP